A window of Tautonia plasticadhaerens contains these coding sequences:
- a CDS encoding FKBP-type peptidyl-prolyl cis-trans isomerase, whose amino-acid sequence MSDLMVMALGALLVASPAAARAQDQPAPKQAQASQGDPSPLPDLNSKASYGFGLNIGRTLKTQADQFRLDATLVARGIADGLTDSQPLLTEEQCNQVMEEFEKQLLARQMEAEKEMLEANKEQAASNKAAGEAYLAENGKKPGVKMLSSGIQYEPMKAGQGATPTLTDTVTINYKGTLLDGTVFDSTDGKGPMTFPVGEFIEGWKQSLQLMKVGDKWRVVIPPELAYGESGTPGGPIPPNATLIFEIELLGIAGK is encoded by the coding sequence ATGAGTGACCTGATGGTCATGGCGTTGGGCGCCCTGCTGGTCGCGAGCCCAGCCGCCGCGCGGGCCCAGGACCAGCCGGCACCGAAGCAGGCCCAGGCATCCCAGGGCGACCCGTCGCCCCTGCCCGACCTCAACTCCAAGGCCAGTTACGGATTCGGCCTCAATATCGGCCGCACGCTGAAGACGCAGGCCGATCAGTTCCGGCTCGACGCCACGCTCGTCGCCCGGGGCATCGCCGACGGCCTGACCGACTCCCAGCCCCTGCTGACCGAGGAACAGTGCAATCAGGTGATGGAGGAGTTCGAGAAGCAGCTCCTCGCCCGGCAGATGGAAGCCGAGAAGGAGATGCTCGAGGCGAACAAGGAACAGGCCGCCTCGAACAAGGCCGCCGGCGAAGCCTACCTTGCCGAAAATGGCAAGAAGCCGGGGGTCAAGATGCTCAGCTCCGGCATCCAGTACGAGCCGATGAAGGCGGGGCAGGGGGCGACCCCGACCCTCACCGACACCGTCACGATCAACTACAAGGGCACGCTGCTCGACGGCACGGTCTTCGACTCGACCGACGGCAAGGGCCCGATGACCTTCCCCGTCGGCGAGTTCATCGAGGGCTGGAAGCAGTCGCTCCAGCTGATGAAGGTCGGCGACAAGTGGCGGGTCGTCATCCCCCCGGAGTTGGCCTACGGCGAGTCGGGGACCCCGGGCGGCCCCATCCCCCCCAACGCCACCCTGATCTTCGAGATCGAGCTGCTCGGAATCGCCGGCAAGTGA
- a CDS encoding serine/threonine protein kinase, producing MFGKLFGSKSKETKPGKKSPELPKKEKPAAVPKMKRVNLTRRFTILAETSQGTMSYVSKALDNDQKRSVCLKVQNAQKTADALARAVKEGRPPEGSIGAAIRHRNVVLTYDFGLSTKKEHWLSMEFIEGVSLNEIRKIGARDLSGKLDLLIQTADGLDAVHRCGYIHHDFGPKNVLVNRENVCKIIDFGLAVPDEPRFHRPGNRTGTLQYMAPELIRRESTDRRIDVFSFGVLAFEMVSNRLPYEMTGDQMAMIRHRMNAEPMKLAEVAPGLPADLCGVVDRALARRKEDRFSTMAEVAVALRKLKDAPGDDR from the coding sequence ATGTTCGGAAAGCTATTCGGGTCGAAGTCGAAGGAGACGAAGCCCGGGAAGAAGTCCCCCGAGCTCCCGAAGAAAGAGAAGCCCGCCGCCGTCCCCAAGATGAAGCGGGTCAACCTCACGCGCCGCTTCACCATCCTGGCGGAGACGAGCCAGGGGACGATGTCGTACGTCTCCAAGGCGCTCGACAACGACCAGAAGCGCTCCGTCTGCCTCAAGGTCCAGAACGCGCAGAAGACCGCGGACGCCCTGGCCCGGGCCGTGAAAGAAGGCAGGCCGCCCGAGGGGTCGATCGGGGCCGCCATCCGGCACCGCAACGTGGTGCTCACTTACGATTTCGGGCTTTCCACGAAGAAGGAGCACTGGCTCTCGATGGAGTTCATCGAGGGGGTCAGTCTCAACGAGATCCGGAAGATCGGGGCCCGGGACCTGTCCGGGAAGCTCGACCTGCTCATCCAGACGGCCGACGGGCTCGACGCGGTGCATCGCTGCGGCTACATCCACCACGACTTCGGCCCGAAGAACGTGCTGGTCAATCGCGAGAACGTCTGCAAGATCATCGACTTCGGCCTGGCCGTGCCCGACGAGCCCCGCTTCCACCGGCCGGGCAACCGCACCGGGACGCTCCAGTACATGGCCCCGGAACTGATCCGTCGCGAGTCCACCGACCGCCGGATCGACGTATTCTCCTTCGGAGTGCTGGCCTTCGAGATGGTGTCCAATCGCCTGCCCTACGAGATGACCGGCGACCAAATGGCCATGATCCGCCACCGGATGAATGCCGAGCCGATGAAGCTGGCCGAGGTGGCTCCCGGCCTCCCGGCGGATCTCTGCGGGGTGGTCGATCGCGCCCTCGCTCGCCGCAAGGAAGACCGGTTCTCGACGATGGCGGAGGTCGCCGTCGCGCTCCGGAAATTGAAGGACGCCCCCGGGGACGACCGCTGA
- a CDS encoding 3-keto-disaccharide hydrolase: MTPAFLPGAALLLSSFLAPTSGPIQDVPPFANDLPEHSTGEPVLAFNGKDLSGFYSYLKDHKYEDPEGVFSIVDGEIRISGEEWGGITTEEEFEDYHLIVEWRWGDETFAPRAERSRDSGILLHCVGEDGAAGGQWMESVECQIIEGGCGDFILVGGAGRPSLTCSVREDGGQLYFDPVDGSPETRDSARFNWWGRDPEWEDVLGFRGARDVEMPAGEWNRMEVICDGDRITNIVNGYVVNVGTGSSLTKGKILLQSEGAELFCRRFEVRPLTED; encoded by the coding sequence ATGACGCCAGCGTTCCTCCCCGGAGCCGCCCTGCTGCTCTCCTCGTTCCTGGCCCCGACCTCGGGACCGATCCAGGACGTGCCGCCCTTCGCGAACGACCTGCCTGAGCATTCGACGGGGGAGCCGGTCCTCGCCTTCAATGGGAAGGATCTCTCCGGCTTCTACTCGTATCTGAAAGACCACAAGTACGAGGATCCCGAGGGCGTCTTCTCGATCGTCGACGGCGAGATCCGGATCAGCGGCGAGGAGTGGGGCGGCATCACGACCGAGGAAGAATTCGAGGATTATCACCTGATCGTCGAGTGGCGATGGGGAGATGAGACCTTCGCCCCCCGGGCCGAACGGTCCCGGGACTCGGGCATCCTGCTGCACTGCGTCGGCGAGGACGGCGCGGCCGGCGGACAGTGGATGGAGTCGGTGGAGTGTCAGATCATTGAGGGAGGCTGTGGCGACTTCATCCTGGTCGGCGGCGCCGGGCGGCCGAGTCTGACCTGTTCGGTCCGGGAGGACGGGGGACAGCTCTACTTCGACCCGGTCGACGGCTCCCCCGAGACCCGCGATTCGGCCCGGTTCAACTGGTGGGGTCGTGATCCCGAGTGGGAAGACGTGCTCGGCTTCCGGGGCGCCCGGGACGTGGAGATGCCCGCCGGGGAATGGAACCGGATGGAAGTCATCTGCGACGGCGACCGGATCACCAACATCGTCAACGGTTACGTGGTCAACGTCGGCACCGGCTCCAGCCTCACCAAGGGCAAGATCCTGCTCCAGTCCGAGGGGGCGGAACTGTTCTGCCGCCGGTTCGAGGTCCGGCCCCTGACCGAGGACTGA
- a CDS encoding RNA recognition motif domain-containing protein — translation MRIYVGNLSYSVTSEMLRSMFEPFGTVDWAEVQTKMRTGRSRGFGLVDMPDDDQARAAVEALDGSEVEGRVLSVNESRPRRSVRDLYAGGWSASARR, via the coding sequence ATGAGGATCTACGTCGGAAATCTTAGCTATTCGGTGACTTCGGAGATGCTGCGGTCGATGTTCGAGCCCTTCGGCACCGTGGACTGGGCCGAGGTTCAGACCAAGATGAGGACCGGCCGCTCCCGAGGGTTCGGCCTCGTCGACATGCCCGACGACGACCAAGCCCGCGCGGCGGTCGAGGCCCTGGACGGCTCGGAGGTCGAGGGTCGTGTCCTCTCGGTCAACGAGTCAAGGCCCCGACGATCGGTCCGAGACCTCTACGCCGGCGGCTGGTCCGCCTCGGCTCGTCGTTGA
- a CDS encoding CDP-alcohol phosphatidyltransferase family protein, whose translation MSRSSRAMAHFLPNILTFARIGLAGIFPLTSPSYWPTILILSAASDAFDGAFSRLFHASSTFGRTLDPIADKLFIGVVLLTLLAEGIVTVPDLLLVAARDLAVLSGVLLAVSLKGWRSVRHMPPRPLGKATTALQFLFLFWLVYTARSAPVPLLALTGAVSVLAGIDYLRQPHRSMPEDAARRVASDDATAELQHPQGDRRS comes from the coding sequence GTGAGCCGATCGTCCCGGGCGATGGCCCACTTCCTGCCCAACATCCTGACCTTCGCGAGGATCGGCCTGGCGGGGATTTTCCCGCTGACCAGCCCCTCGTACTGGCCGACGATCCTCATCCTGTCCGCCGCAAGCGACGCCTTCGATGGCGCCTTCAGCCGCCTCTTCCATGCGTCGAGCACGTTCGGCCGGACTCTCGATCCGATCGCCGACAAGCTCTTCATCGGGGTCGTGCTGCTGACGTTGCTGGCCGAGGGGATCGTGACGGTCCCCGACTTGCTCCTGGTCGCGGCCCGGGATCTCGCCGTCCTCTCCGGGGTGCTGCTGGCCGTCTCACTCAAGGGTTGGCGGTCGGTCCGCCACATGCCGCCTCGACCCCTGGGGAAGGCGACGACGGCCCTCCAGTTCCTCTTCCTGTTCTGGCTGGTGTACACTGCCCGCTCGGCCCCGGTTCCGCTGCTCGCCCTGACCGGTGCGGTCAGCGTCCTGGCGGGGATCGACTACCTCCGCCAACCCCACCGGTCGATGCCCGAGGATGCGGCGCGACGCGTCGCCAGCGACGATGCGACTGCTGAGCTACAACATCCACAAGGGGATCGGCGGTCGTGA
- a CDS encoding NYN domain-containing protein, translated as MNADEGRTLAVFIDLENLALGFESQKKPRFDIQKVLERLVEKGKIIVKKAYCDWNRYQAYTAPFHESAIELIEIPRRSQTGKNSADIRLVVDAMDLAWSKSHIDTFVIVSGDSDFSPLVSKLKENDKHVIGVGMKGSTSELLRDNCDEFIYYEDLERYEQDEQETVKQLDSSIPEKKREVFTLLIEACNALTRENHDILYASMIKETMKRKKPSFDESYYGYKTFTHLLEEADNAAVVDIARSPKSGTYVVTRFGDRKAILNGRAKPKRSS; from the coding sequence ATGAACGCCGACGAAGGCCGGACCCTTGCCGTCTTCATCGACCTGGAGAACCTCGCCCTGGGGTTCGAAAGCCAGAAGAAGCCCCGATTCGACATCCAAAAGGTGCTCGAACGGCTCGTCGAGAAGGGCAAGATCATCGTCAAGAAAGCCTACTGCGACTGGAATCGCTACCAGGCCTACACCGCCCCCTTCCACGAGTCGGCCATCGAGCTGATCGAGATCCCCCGGCGCAGCCAGACGGGCAAGAACTCGGCCGACATCCGGCTAGTGGTCGATGCGATGGACCTCGCCTGGAGCAAGTCCCACATCGACACCTTCGTGATCGTCTCGGGGGATTCCGACTTCTCCCCGCTCGTCTCCAAGCTCAAGGAGAATGACAAGCACGTCATCGGCGTCGGCATGAAAGGCTCGACCTCCGAGCTTCTCCGGGACAATTGCGACGAGTTCATCTATTACGAGGACCTCGAGCGCTACGAGCAGGACGAGCAGGAGACGGTCAAGCAGCTCGACTCCTCCATCCCCGAGAAGAAGCGGGAGGTCTTCACCCTGCTCATCGAGGCCTGCAACGCCCTGACCCGGGAGAATCACGACATCCTCTACGCGTCGATGATCAAGGAGACGATGAAGCGGAAGAAGCCCTCGTTCGACGAGAGCTACTACGGCTACAAGACCTTCACCCATTTGCTGGAGGAGGCCGACAACGCCGCCGTCGTCGACATCGCCCGGAGCCCCAAGAGCGGCACCTACGTCGTCACCCGGTTCGGCGACCGCAAGGCGATCCTCAACGGCCGGGCCAAGCCGAAGCGGTCGTCCTGA